A genomic segment from Aegilops tauschii subsp. strangulata cultivar AL8/78 chromosome 1, Aet v6.0, whole genome shotgun sequence encodes:
- the LOC109753969 gene encoding uncharacterized protein, whose product MPATAVALLLCSLLAVAGAAMDPAEREALLRVMEAVSSDRDWRSSSAPDPCAAPWPGLECKPDAADKRLMRVTRLDFGVPPNPACREAAAFPTHAFSALPHLQSLFLVDCFKNPAKTATLALPPAANLSASRLQQLSIRSNPSLSGTLPPQLAGLRSLQVLTVSQNPLVRGEVPRGIGELAGLVHLDLSYNSLTGPIPARIGELRSLQGLDLSYNSFSGPIPSKLGRLAQLQKLDLSSNNLTGGVPATFSGLSSLTFLALSNNGLSGRLPAGLAGLRDLQYLIMENNPMGVPLPPELGGIARLQELRLANSGYSGSIPETFGRLTSLTTLSLQNNNLTGRIPAGLSRLKRMYHLNLSKNGLDGAVPFDGAFLRRLGRNLDLSGNPGLCVDDRAVVKEVGVDVCGGGGSSGASPGGAITRGGALWPSASALLCCCLLL is encoded by the coding sequence ATGCCGGCCACCGCCGTCGCgctcctcctctgctccctccTCGCCGTGGCCGGCGCCGCCATGGACCCGGCCGAGCGGGAGGCGCTGCTGCGCGTCATGGAGGCCGTCTCCTCCGACCGCGACTGGCGCTCCTCCTCGGCCCCCGACCCCTGCGCCGCGCCCTGGCCGGGGCTCGAGTGCAAGCCGGACGCCGCCGACAAGCGGCTGATGCGCGTCACCCGGCTCGACTTCGGCGTGCCGCCCAACCCGGCCTGCAGGGAGGCCGCGGCGTTCCCGACCCACGCCTTCTCCGCGCTGCCCCACCTCCAGTCGCTCTTCCTCGTCGACTGCTTCAAGAACCCCGCCAAAACCGCCACGCTCGCCCTCCCGCCCGCCGCCAACCTCTCCGCGTCCCGCCTGCAGCAGCTCAGCATCCGCTCCAACCCCTCGCTGTCCGGCACGCTGCCGCCGCAGCTCGCCGGCCTGCGGTCGCTGCAGGTGCTCACCGTCTCCCAGAACCCGCTCGTCCGCGGTGAGGTCCCGCGGGGCATCGGCGAGCTCGCCGGCCTCGTCCACCTCGACCTCAGCTACAACTCGCTCACGGGCCCGATACCGGCGCGGATCGGCGAGCTCCGGAGCCTCCAGGGCCTCGACCTCAGCTACAACTCCTTCTCGGGCCCCATCCCGAGCAAGCTCGGCCGGCTGGCGCAGCTGCAGAAGCTGGACCTGAGCTCCAACAACCTCACCGGCGGCGTCCCGGCCACCTTCTCCGGCCTCAGCTCCCTCACCTTCCTGGCGCTGAGCAACAACGGCTTGAGCGGCCGCCTGCCCGCGGGCCTCGCCGGCCTCCGGGACCTCCAGTACCTGATCATGGAGAACAACCCGATGGGCGTGCCGCTGCCGCCGGAGCTGGGCGGCATCGCGCGGCTGCAGGAGCTCCGGCTGGCCAACTCGGGCTACTCGGGGTCCATCCCGGAGACGTTCGGGCGGCTGACGAGCCTGACGACGCTGTCGCTGCAGAACAACAACCTGACGGGCAGGATCCCGGCGGGGCTGAGCCGGCTGAAGCGCATGTACCACCTGAACCTGAGCAAGAACGGGCTGGACGGCGCCGTGCCGTTCGACGGCGCGTTCCTCCGGCGGCTCGGCCGGAACCTCGACCTGAGCGGCAACCCGGGGCTGTGCGTGGACGACCGGGCCGTCGTGAAGGAGGTCGGCGTGGAcgtctgcggcggcggcggcagctccgGCGCTTCCCCCGGCGGAGCGATCACGAGGGGCGGCGCCCTTTGGCCGTCGGCCTCCGCGCTGCTCTGCTGCTGCCTCTTGCTCTGA